A single Brienomyrus brachyistius isolate T26 chromosome 11, BBRACH_0.4, whole genome shotgun sequence DNA region contains:
- the LOC125704214 gene encoding uncharacterized protein LOC125704214 isoform X2: MNSIRRKRCHPLQDVKLHIRLKSDKAVIEERYINVYKGRGVFSTVDICKGDFVVEYRGELLSEKESFERKNGYSEAKSVFLYDFQWKGKNWCIDASQEDKSLGRLVNDEHRNPNCRMKVVDVEGSPHLCLFAVRDILSGEEINYNYGDSDWPWRRQVAVSSPPKEKSVQNDSQIPQLESGYIEAMDDSHAKKNKSLMDKQMTQASDSFGEVMTAERKRKTSVVAVSSPPKEKSVQNDSQIPQLESGYIEAMDDSHAKKNKSLMDKQMTQTSDSFGEVMTVERKRKSFMARLQKLKRHHSKCLEHYVMEDNERRRLEKERTLLLCKVSQINEKLESGSGLPSASDEFGHLSADQVEETVMNTYSSSDVSEYTDYSDVDYVPDSDGSHLKCIFLCLV; encoded by the exons ATGAACTCCATTAGGAGAAAAAGATGTCATCCATTGCAGGATGTCAAGTTGCATATCAGATTAAAGTCTGATAAGGCTGTGATTGAAGAGCGTTATATTAATGTTTATAAAG GAAGAGGAGTGTTCAGCACGGTGGACATTTGCAAAGGAGATTTTGTAGTAGAATATAGGGGTGAACTGTTGTCGGAGAAAGAGAGTTTTGAACGAAAGAATGGATATAGTGAGGCTAAAAGTGTTTTTCTCTATGATTTCCAATGGAAAGGGAAGAACTGGTG TATAGACGCATCTCAAGAGGACAAGTCTTTAGGGAGGCTTGTCAATGATGAGCACAGGAATCCAAACTGTCGAATGAAAGTAGTAGATGTTGAAGGAAGTCCACATCTTTGTCTCTTTGCTGTTAGAGACATTTTGTCAGGAGAAGagattaattataattatggaGATTCAGATTGGCCTTGGAGAAGACAG GTGGCTGTATCATCCCCACCAAAAGAGAAAAGTGTCCAGAATGACAGCCAGATACCCCAGTTGGAGTCTGGCTACATAGAG GCAATGGATGACTCGCAcgccaaaaaaaataagtcgCTAATGGACAAACAAATGACCCAGGCTAGTGACAGTTTTGGTGAAGTTATGACTGCGGAGAGAAAACGGAAGACCTCTGTG GTGGCTGTATCATCCCCACCAAAAGAGAAAAGTGTCCAGAATGACAGCCAGATACCCCAGTTGGAGTCTGGCTACATAGAG gCAATGGATGACTCGCAcgccaaaaaaaataagtcgCTAATGGACAAACAAATGACCCAGACTAGTGACAGTTTTGGTGAAGTTATGACTGTGGAGAGAAAACGGAAGTCCTTTATG GCACGATTACAGAAACTGAAAAGGCACCATAGCAAATGTCTAGAACACTATGTGATGGAAGACAATGAACGAAGGAGACTTGAAAAAGAACGGACCTTGCTATTGTGTAAAGttagtcagattaatgaaaag CTTGAATCTGGATCTGGATTACCTTCTGCCTCTGATGAATTTGGTCACCTATCAGCTGATCAAGTGGAG GAGACTGTGATGAACACTTACAGTTCATCAGATGtttctgaatacactgactataGTGATGTAGACTATGTGCCAGATAGCGACGGAAGTCATTTGAAATGTATATTCTTATGTCTTGTTTAA
- the LOC125704214 gene encoding uncharacterized protein LOC125704214 isoform X3 has translation MFLLNNGIIFVFYEYNLSDNCNLHCYRMNSIRRKRCHPLQDVKLHIRLKSDKAVIEERYINVYKGRGVFSTVDICKGDFVVEYRGELLSEKESFERKNGYSEAKSVFLYDFQWKGKNWCIDASQEDKSLGRLVNDEHRNPNCRMKVVDVEGSPHLCLFAVRDILSGEEINYNYGDSDWPWRRQVAVSSPPKEKSVQNDSQIPQLESGYIEAMDDSHAKKNKSLMDKQMTQASDSFGEVMTAERKRKTSVAMDDSHAKKNKSLMDKQMTQTSDSFGEVMTVERKRKSFMARLQKLKRHHSKCLEHYVMEDNERRRLEKERTLLLCKVSQINEKLESGSGLPSASDEFGHLSADQVEETVMNTYSSSDVSEYTDYSDVDYVPDSDGSHLKCIFLCLV, from the exons ATGTTTCTATTAAATAATGgaattatatttgttttttatgaATATAATTTAAGTGataactgtaatctgcattgttACAGAATGAACTCCATTAGGAGAAAAAGATGTCATCCATTGCAGGATGTCAAGTTGCATATCAGATTAAAGTCTGATAAGGCTGTGATTGAAGAGCGTTATATTAATGTTTATAAAG GAAGAGGAGTGTTCAGCACGGTGGACATTTGCAAAGGAGATTTTGTAGTAGAATATAGGGGTGAACTGTTGTCGGAGAAAGAGAGTTTTGAACGAAAGAATGGATATAGTGAGGCTAAAAGTGTTTTTCTCTATGATTTCCAATGGAAAGGGAAGAACTGGTG TATAGACGCATCTCAAGAGGACAAGTCTTTAGGGAGGCTTGTCAATGATGAGCACAGGAATCCAAACTGTCGAATGAAAGTAGTAGATGTTGAAGGAAGTCCACATCTTTGTCTCTTTGCTGTTAGAGACATTTTGTCAGGAGAAGagattaattataattatggaGATTCAGATTGGCCTTGGAGAAGACAG GTGGCTGTATCATCCCCACCAAAAGAGAAAAGTGTCCAGAATGACAGCCAGATACCCCAGTTGGAGTCTGGCTACATAGAG GCAATGGATGACTCGCAcgccaaaaaaaataagtcgCTAATGGACAAACAAATGACCCAGGCTAGTGACAGTTTTGGTGAAGTTATGACTGCGGAGAGAAAACGGAAGACCTCTGTG gCAATGGATGACTCGCAcgccaaaaaaaataagtcgCTAATGGACAAACAAATGACCCAGACTAGTGACAGTTTTGGTGAAGTTATGACTGTGGAGAGAAAACGGAAGTCCTTTATG GCACGATTACAGAAACTGAAAAGGCACCATAGCAAATGTCTAGAACACTATGTGATGGAAGACAATGAACGAAGGAGACTTGAAAAAGAACGGACCTTGCTATTGTGTAAAGttagtcagattaatgaaaag CTTGAATCTGGATCTGGATTACCTTCTGCCTCTGATGAATTTGGTCACCTATCAGCTGATCAAGTGGAG GAGACTGTGATGAACACTTACAGTTCATCAGATGtttctgaatacactgactataGTGATGTAGACTATGTGCCAGATAGCGACGGAAGTCATTTGAAATGTATATTCTTATGTCTTGTTTAA
- the LOC125704214 gene encoding uncharacterized protein LOC125704214 isoform X5, giving the protein MFLLNNGIIFVFYEYNLSDNCNLHCYRMNSIRRKRCHPLQDVKLHIRLKSDKAVIEERYINVYKGRGVFSTVDICKGDFVVEYRGELLSEKESFERKNGYSEAKSVFLYDFQWKGKNWCIDASQEDKSLGRLVNDEHRNPNCRMKVVDVEGSPHLCLFAVRDILSGEEINYNYGDSDWPWRRQVAVSSPPKEKSVQNDSQIPQLESGYIEAMDDSHAKKNKSLMDKQMTQTSDSFGEVMTVERKRKSFMARLQKLKRHHSKCLEHYVMEDNERRRLEKERTLLLCKVSQINEKLESGSGLPSASDEFGHLSADQVEETVMNTYSSSDVSEYTDYSDVDYVPDSDGSHLKCIFLCLV; this is encoded by the exons ATGTTTCTATTAAATAATGgaattatatttgttttttatgaATATAATTTAAGTGataactgtaatctgcattgttACAGAATGAACTCCATTAGGAGAAAAAGATGTCATCCATTGCAGGATGTCAAGTTGCATATCAGATTAAAGTCTGATAAGGCTGTGATTGAAGAGCGTTATATTAATGTTTATAAAG GAAGAGGAGTGTTCAGCACGGTGGACATTTGCAAAGGAGATTTTGTAGTAGAATATAGGGGTGAACTGTTGTCGGAGAAAGAGAGTTTTGAACGAAAGAATGGATATAGTGAGGCTAAAAGTGTTTTTCTCTATGATTTCCAATGGAAAGGGAAGAACTGGTG TATAGACGCATCTCAAGAGGACAAGTCTTTAGGGAGGCTTGTCAATGATGAGCACAGGAATCCAAACTGTCGAATGAAAGTAGTAGATGTTGAAGGAAGTCCACATCTTTGTCTCTTTGCTGTTAGAGACATTTTGTCAGGAGAAGagattaattataattatggaGATTCAGATTGGCCTTGGAGAAGACAG GTGGCTGTATCATCCCCACCAAAAGAGAAAAGTGTCCAGAATGACAGCCAGATACCCCAGTTGGAGTCTGGCTACATAGAG gCAATGGATGACTCGCAcgccaaaaaaaataagtcgCTAATGGACAAACAAATGACCCAGACTAGTGACAGTTTTGGTGAAGTTATGACTGTGGAGAGAAAACGGAAGTCCTTTATG GCACGATTACAGAAACTGAAAAGGCACCATAGCAAATGTCTAGAACACTATGTGATGGAAGACAATGAACGAAGGAGACTTGAAAAAGAACGGACCTTGCTATTGTGTAAAGttagtcagattaatgaaaag CTTGAATCTGGATCTGGATTACCTTCTGCCTCTGATGAATTTGGTCACCTATCAGCTGATCAAGTGGAG GAGACTGTGATGAACACTTACAGTTCATCAGATGtttctgaatacactgactataGTGATGTAGACTATGTGCCAGATAGCGACGGAAGTCATTTGAAATGTATATTCTTATGTCTTGTTTAA
- the LOC125704214 gene encoding uncharacterized protein LOC125704214 isoform X6, whose product MDIVRLKVFFSMISNGKGRTGDASQEDKSLGRLVNDEHRNPNCRMKVVDVEGSPHLCLFAVRDILSGEEINYNYGDSDWPWRRQVAVSSPPKEKSVQNDSQIPQLESGYIEAMDDSHAKKNKSLMDKQMTQASDSFGEVMTAERKRKTSVVAVSSPPKEKSVQNDSQIPQLESGYIEAMDDSHAKKNKSLMDKQMTQTSDSFGEVMTVERKRKSFMARLQKLKRHHSKCLEHYVMEDNERRRLEKERTLLLCKVSQINEKLESGSGLPSASDEFGHLSADQVEETVMNTYSSSDVSEYTDYSDVDYVPDSDGSHLKCIFLCLV is encoded by the exons ATGGATATAGTGAGGCTAAAAGTGTTTTTCTCTATGATTTCCAATGGAAAGGGAAGAACTGGTG ACGCATCTCAAGAGGACAAGTCTTTAGGGAGGCTTGTCAATGATGAGCACAGGAATCCAAACTGTCGAATGAAAGTAGTAGATGTTGAAGGAAGTCCACATCTTTGTCTCTTTGCTGTTAGAGACATTTTGTCAGGAGAAGagattaattataattatggaGATTCAGATTGGCCTTGGAGAAGACAG GTGGCTGTATCATCCCCACCAAAAGAGAAAAGTGTCCAGAATGACAGCCAGATACCCCAGTTGGAGTCTGGCTACATAGAG GCAATGGATGACTCGCAcgccaaaaaaaataagtcgCTAATGGACAAACAAATGACCCAGGCTAGTGACAGTTTTGGTGAAGTTATGACTGCGGAGAGAAAACGGAAGACCTCTGTG GTGGCTGTATCATCCCCACCAAAAGAGAAAAGTGTCCAGAATGACAGCCAGATACCCCAGTTGGAGTCTGGCTACATAGAG gCAATGGATGACTCGCAcgccaaaaaaaataagtcgCTAATGGACAAACAAATGACCCAGACTAGTGACAGTTTTGGTGAAGTTATGACTGTGGAGAGAAAACGGAAGTCCTTTATG GCACGATTACAGAAACTGAAAAGGCACCATAGCAAATGTCTAGAACACTATGTGATGGAAGACAATGAACGAAGGAGACTTGAAAAAGAACGGACCTTGCTATTGTGTAAAGttagtcagattaatgaaaag CTTGAATCTGGATCTGGATTACCTTCTGCCTCTGATGAATTTGGTCACCTATCAGCTGATCAAGTGGAG GAGACTGTGATGAACACTTACAGTTCATCAGATGtttctgaatacactgactataGTGATGTAGACTATGTGCCAGATAGCGACGGAAGTCATTTGAAATGTATATTCTTATGTCTTGTTTAA
- the LOC125704214 gene encoding uncharacterized protein LOC125704214 isoform X1, with translation MFLLNNGIIFVFYEYNLSDNCNLHCYRMNSIRRKRCHPLQDVKLHIRLKSDKAVIEERYINVYKGRGVFSTVDICKGDFVVEYRGELLSEKESFERKNGYSEAKSVFLYDFQWKGKNWCIDASQEDKSLGRLVNDEHRNPNCRMKVVDVEGSPHLCLFAVRDILSGEEINYNYGDSDWPWRRQVAVSSPPKEKSVQNDSQIPQLESGYIEAMDDSHAKKNKSLMDKQMTQASDSFGEVMTAERKRKTSVVAVSSPPKEKSVQNDSQIPQLESGYIEAMDDSHAKKNKSLMDKQMTQTSDSFGEVMTVERKRKSFMARLQKLKRHHSKCLEHYVMEDNERRRLEKERTLLLCKVSQINEKLESGSGLPSASDEFGHLSADQVEETVMNTYSSSDVSEYTDYSDVDYVPDSDGSHLKCIFLCLV, from the exons ATGTTTCTATTAAATAATGgaattatatttgttttttatgaATATAATTTAAGTGataactgtaatctgcattgttACAGAATGAACTCCATTAGGAGAAAAAGATGTCATCCATTGCAGGATGTCAAGTTGCATATCAGATTAAAGTCTGATAAGGCTGTGATTGAAGAGCGTTATATTAATGTTTATAAAG GAAGAGGAGTGTTCAGCACGGTGGACATTTGCAAAGGAGATTTTGTAGTAGAATATAGGGGTGAACTGTTGTCGGAGAAAGAGAGTTTTGAACGAAAGAATGGATATAGTGAGGCTAAAAGTGTTTTTCTCTATGATTTCCAATGGAAAGGGAAGAACTGGTG TATAGACGCATCTCAAGAGGACAAGTCTTTAGGGAGGCTTGTCAATGATGAGCACAGGAATCCAAACTGTCGAATGAAAGTAGTAGATGTTGAAGGAAGTCCACATCTTTGTCTCTTTGCTGTTAGAGACATTTTGTCAGGAGAAGagattaattataattatggaGATTCAGATTGGCCTTGGAGAAGACAG GTGGCTGTATCATCCCCACCAAAAGAGAAAAGTGTCCAGAATGACAGCCAGATACCCCAGTTGGAGTCTGGCTACATAGAG GCAATGGATGACTCGCAcgccaaaaaaaataagtcgCTAATGGACAAACAAATGACCCAGGCTAGTGACAGTTTTGGTGAAGTTATGACTGCGGAGAGAAAACGGAAGACCTCTGTG GTGGCTGTATCATCCCCACCAAAAGAGAAAAGTGTCCAGAATGACAGCCAGATACCCCAGTTGGAGTCTGGCTACATAGAG gCAATGGATGACTCGCAcgccaaaaaaaataagtcgCTAATGGACAAACAAATGACCCAGACTAGTGACAGTTTTGGTGAAGTTATGACTGTGGAGAGAAAACGGAAGTCCTTTATG GCACGATTACAGAAACTGAAAAGGCACCATAGCAAATGTCTAGAACACTATGTGATGGAAGACAATGAACGAAGGAGACTTGAAAAAGAACGGACCTTGCTATTGTGTAAAGttagtcagattaatgaaaag CTTGAATCTGGATCTGGATTACCTTCTGCCTCTGATGAATTTGGTCACCTATCAGCTGATCAAGTGGAG GAGACTGTGATGAACACTTACAGTTCATCAGATGtttctgaatacactgactataGTGATGTAGACTATGTGCCAGATAGCGACGGAAGTCATTTGAAATGTATATTCTTATGTCTTGTTTAA